In Trifolium pratense cultivar HEN17-A07 linkage group LG7, ARS_RC_1.1, whole genome shotgun sequence, a genomic segment contains:
- the LOC123896940 gene encoding coiled-coil domain-containing protein 18: MSRVTKWKIEKTKVKVVFRLQFHATHIPQSGWDKLFISFIPADSGKVTSKTTKANVRNGTCKWSDPIYETTRLLQDIKTRQFDEKVYKLVVGMGSSRSSILGEANIDLADFVDALKPTAIALPLNGSEPGVTLHVAVQLLTSKTGFREFEQQRELREKGLQTTSDQGSHDESADSKDSSPDQNVNNHINKVNSRLKLKRESKYLPRTSSLEGESRLNDEYADSAGGLDGSSTTSESVYTEKHDICSIDYSAANNLAAASEDCSSSSLMGNLEAAESSILDLKLKVNSLQSHSDEIGVETKLFSEQIATEISSGEALAKEVAVLKSECSKFKDEFEQLKSSKLSLAFACNEPTETDRDRLFHNLQLKWHKGLLLMEDKLRDIQKVSMGFPERDFRFFNLELERAVEILQDLKHESGDPIPGTKVANGRETKKMDLQMGDQLLTDIGSDVALFQPESMTRYLTVPGLVSHEFDSVDPTLAMKEKIFELLRELDESKTEREGFVRKMDQMECYYEALIQELEQNQRQMMAELQNLRNEHSTCLYAISAGKTEMEKMHQSMNEQIMKFSEDKRILESLNSEFERRTISAEAALKRARLNYSIAVGQLQKDLELLSCQVLSMHETNENLISQTLSDSSLSNTDGFPEPVNYTKKSAGHASNQLLRQNHSSSFQRQHLGEDVLLSELKRSLQLQEGLYRQVEEEIGQMHFVNIYSDVFSKALQETLLEASLNIQDMKDENFQLSRQMALKNQSNELLVLRLQNATNDIHSLQEYKEICIAKSNDLTQQNQRLEDSLKVLSHENNLLTHKINELEVLLTDYRSYKSKFVACSAENSELKDLLKKESLENDNLHDEISILKEELKSFRTNFDELDSMKNDLQNKVVFLSNKLQQLVASYDDRCTELSLCSSSACLDSECEDLEGLLLRLEEQQRNAFDRILILIEEKKNLAREKHMVQVSLSTAESDALVMKQKFECDLQKMVSDISVSGIQLQKLESNLEVFVDRISAGLKSEDIYSQQHNELFSSLDHLEAELQQLNSRNQDLTQEIIKLGTLSSDLEMCKLTLATITEEKKALELSLQDKTEESANISSEINFLKNSLCSLHNEKKALELSLQDKTEEYAKTSSEIKFLKNNLSSLHNEKKALELSLQDKTEESAKTASEINLVKNNLSSLHNEKKALELSLQDKTEESAKISSEINFLKNNMSSLNNELHDEKVFREKLEKKVADLTTELNEKQHHLQDSDMNRQELVHLKQVVKDLEFEKSKFSDLLQISEKRLEDALKESSSISCLESHLSEMHEFSTATDVVTIFTRAQFEGHVEELTEKLHSACRQVDVLCDKNLDLESELNHCLCRELNCMEENITLSTSLDYLKSELAVYTAQCRALIDQNSVTISELKEHKSKTENVSNSSYLCDSECQLEVVRLEQLLENVSRDGEGLVLSNVEAEVKCIVLQGKLNELETAITSLKQSDNELIRLQNQCNELTRRLSEQVLKTEEFKNLSIHLKELKDKAETECLNTRDKRGHEGPPTAMQESLRIAFIKEQYETKLQELKQQLSLSKKHSEEMLWKLQSASEETESRKKSEASQIKINEELGMKILELEAELQAVISDKRNLLNAYDLLKAEKECSVISLECCKQEKQELEASLLKCSEEKSKIESELTLVKESIETLKSNVNVLNEGNGTLSSLNPQEKSTPAAPDSANSIPNIQPEDSLAFRVTNGCQTQQTEEDLQQNEEKKHLALAESLKSSIDHLNKELERMKNDNMLPTEDGQNHEARFPGLQRELTQLHEANQELGNMFPVFNKFSVSGNALERVLALEIELAETLQAKKKSSIQFQSSFSKQHSDEEAVFRSFRDINELIKDMLELKTRHSSMETELKEMHDRYSQLSLQFAEVEGERQKLIMTLKNTRASSKKAPNSSTYFRDHSLSPH; this comes from the exons ATGTCTAGAGTTACTAAGTGGAAGATTGAGAAAACAAAAGTAAAGGTGGTTTTTCGTCTCCAATTCCATGCTACACAT ATTCCACAAtctggatgggataaactattTATTTCTTTCATCCCTGCTGACTCTGGGAAGGTTACATCAAAAACAACCAAAGCGAATGTGAGAAATGGAACTTGCAAGTGGTCAGATCCAATTTATGAAACTACAAGATTGCTCCAAGACATTAAAACAAGACAATTTGACGAGAAAGTTTACAAACTTGTTGTTGGGATG GGCTCTTCACGATCTAGCATCCTTGGTGAGGCCAACATAGACCTGGCAGATTTTGTTGATGCATTGAAGCCTACAGCTATTGCTTTGCCTCTTAACGGAAGTGAGCCTGGAGTCACACTACAT GTCGCAGTGCAGCTTCTCACTTCCAAAACCGGTTTCAG AGAATTTGAACAGCAGAGGGAACTCAGGGAGAAGGGTCTACAGACAACCTCTGACCAAGGTAGTCATGATGAATCTGCTGATAGCAAAGACTCATCTCCAGACCAGAATGTCAATAATCACATTAATAAG GTTAATTCAAGACTGAAATTGAAAAGGGAATCAAAATATCTCCCTCGTACTTCTTCGCTCGAAGGAGAATCAAGGTTAAATGACGAGTATGCTGACTCAGCTGGTGGACTTGACGGCTCTTCTACGACTTCTGAAAGTgtatatactgaaaagcatgaTATCTGCAGCATAGACTATTCAGCTGCAAATAATTTGGCTGCTGCTTCCGAAGACTGTAGCAGTAGCAGTCTTATGGGAAATCTAGAAGCAGCCGAGTCATCTATTCTTGATCTAAAACTGAAGGTGAACAGTTTGCAAAGTCATTCTGATGAAATAGGTGTTGAAACAAAACTTTTTTCTGAGCAAATTGCTACTGAGATATCATCAGGAGAAGCGCTAGCAAAAGAGGTCGCTGTACTAAAATCAGAATGTTCAAAGTTTAAAGATGAATTTGAGCAGCTTAAAAGTTCTAAGTTAAGCTTAGCATTTGCTTGCAATGAGCCAACTGAGACAGATAGGGATAGATTATTCCATAACTTACAGCTTAAATGGCATAAAGGGCTTTTGCTCATGGAAGATAAGTTAAGAGATATTCAGAAGGTATCAATGGGATTTCCTGAAAGGGATTTTAGGTTCTTTAACTTGGAGTTGGAAAGAGCGGTTGAGATATTGCAGGATCTTAAACATGAATCTGGAGATCCAATTCCAGGGACTAAAGTTGCCAATGGAAGAGAGACCAAGAAAATGGATTTACAAATGGGTGATCAACTTTTAACAGATATTGGGTCTGATGTAGCTTTATTTCAACCTGAAAGCATGACTCGTTATCTTACCGTACCTGGCCTTGTGTCTCACGAGTTTGATTCTGTAGATCCCACCCTTGCTATGAAGGAGAAAATTTTCGAACTTCTAAGGGAGCTAGACGAGTCCAAAACTGAAAGGGAGGGCTTTGTGCGAAAAATGGACCAGATGGAGTGCTACTATGAAGCTCTTATTCAGGAACTTGAGCAGAATCAGAGGCAGATGATGGCCGAGTTGCAGAACCTCAGGAATGAACATTCTACTTGTCTGTATGCAATTTCTGCTGGTAAGACTGAGATGGAGAAAATGCACCAAAGTATGAATGAGCAGATAATGAAATTTTCTGAAGATAAGCGCATTTTGGAATCTCTCAACAGTGAGTTTGAAAGAAGGACTATTTCTGCAGAAGCAGCCCTTAAAAGAGCTAGATTGAACTATTCTATTGCTGTCGGTCAATTGCAAAAAGATCTCGAACTTCTTTCTTGCCAGGTTCTTTCTATGCATGAGACAAATGAGAATCTCATAAGCCAGACCCTTTCCGATTCTTCACTTTCAAACACTGATGGTTTCCCGGAGCCAGTGAATTATACTAAAAAATCGGCAGGTCATGCTTCTAATCAATTGCTACGTCAAAATCACAGTTCTTCCTTTCAAAGACAACATTTGGGTGAAGACGTTTTACTAAGCGAATTGAAAAGATCACTTCAATTGCAAGAGGGGTTATACAGACAAGTTGAAGAAGAAATCGGCCAAATGCATTTTGTAAATATATACTCAGATGTGTTTTCTAAGGCTCTGCAAGAGACATTACTTGAAGCCAGCCTTAACATTCAGGACATGAAAGATGAAAATTTTCAACTCTCTAGGCAGATGGCGCTTAAAAATCAATCCAACGAGTTACTGGTGCTGAGATTGCAGAATGCTACGAATGATATCCACTCATTACAGGAGTACAAGGAGATTTGCATAGCAAAAAGCAATGATCTTACTCAACAGAATCAAAGGTTAGAGGATAGTTTAAAAGTTCTTTCTCATGAGAACAATCTTCTTACTCATAAAATTAATGAGTTGGAAGTCCTTCTGACAGATTACAGAAGCTATAAAAGCAAATTTGTTGCGTGCAGTGCAGAAAACTCAGAGTTGAAGGACTTACTGAAAAAAGAGAGCCTAGAAAATGACAATCTTCATGATGAGATATCTATTTTGAAGGAAGAGTTAAAATCTTTCAGAACTAACTTTGATGAACTGGATTCCATGAAGAATGATCTGCAAAATAAAGTCGTCTTTTTATCTAATAAGTTGCAGCAATTGGTGGCATCATATGATGATAGATGCACTGAACTTTCTCTTTGTAGTAGTTCTGCTTGTTTGGATTCAGAATGTGAAGACTTAGAAGGTCTGTTACTGCGACTAGAAGAACAACAACGCAATGCATTTGATAGGATCCTGATACTCATTGAAGAGAAGAAAAATTTGGCGAGGGAAAAACATATGGTTCAAGTATCTTTAAGCACCGCAGAATCAGACGCTCTAGTCATGAAACAGAAGTTTGAGTGTGATTTACAGAAGATGGTAAGTGACATAAGTGTGTCTGGTATCCAGTTGCAGAAACTTGAATCAAATCTTGAGGTGTTTGTTGACAGGATCAGTGCTGGTCTTAAATCTGAAGATATATACTCTCAGCAGCACAATGAATTGTTTTCCAGTCTTGATCATTTGGAAGCTGAACTTCAGCAACTTAATTCAAGAAATCAAGATCTTACTCAAGAAATTATAAAGCTAGGTACTCTATCTAGTGACCTTGAAATGTGTAAGCTGACCTTAGCAACAATTACAGAGGAGAAGAAAGCTTTGGAGTTGTCTTTACAGGATAAAACAGAAGAATCTGCCAATATTTCATCGGAGATTAACTTTTTGAAAAACAGTTTGTGCTCTCTGCACAACGAGAAGAAAGCTTTGGAGTTGTCTTTACAGGACAAAACAGAAGAATATGCCAAGACTTCATCTGagattaaatttttgaaaaacaactTGTCTTCACTGCACAATGAGAAGAAAGCTTTGGAGTTGTCTTTACAGGACAAAACAGAAGAATCTGCTAAGACTGCATCGGAGATTAATCTTGTGAAAAACAACTTGTCTTCACTGCACAATGAGAAGAAGGCTTTGGAGTTGTCTTTACAGGATAAAACAGAAGAATCAGCCAAGATTTCATCTgagattaattttttgaaaaacaacATGTCCTCTCTGAACAATGAGTTGCATGATGAAAAAGTCTTCAGagaaaaattggagaaaaaagtTGCTGATCTTACCACAGAATTGAATGAAAAGCAACACCACCTGCAGGATTCTGATATGAACAGACAAGAACTGGTCCATCTCAAGCAAGTGGTCAAAGACTTGGAATTTGAGAAATCAAAATTCTCAGATCTTCTACAGATATCTGAGAAACGTCTTGAAGATGCTTTAAAGGAATCTTCTTCTATTAGTTGTCTGGAAAGTCACTTATCTGAAATGCATGAATTTTCAACAGCCACGGATGTTGTTACGATCTTTACCAGAGCTCAGTTCGAAGGTCATGTAGAGGAACTTACTGAGAAACTTCATTCTGCTTGCAGACAAGTGGATGTGCTTTGTGATAAGAATCTTGATTTGGAATCTGAATTGAATCATTGTCTTTGTAGAGAATTGAATTGCATGGAAGAAAATATAACATTGTCGACGAGTCTTGACTACCTAAAGTCTGAGTTAGCGGTTTATACTGCTCAGTGTAGAGCACTAATTGATCAAAATAGTGTAACAATATCAGAGCTTAAGGAACACAAGAGCAAGACAGAAAATGTCAGCAACTCTTCTTACTTATGTGACAGTGAGTGTCAGCTTGAGGTTGTAAGGCTGGAGCAATTGCTGGAAAATGTTAGTAGAGATGGGGAAGGACTGGTTTTATCAAATGTAGAAGCTGAAGTCAAATGTATAGTTCTCCAAGGAAAATTGAATGAACTAGAAACTGCAATTACTTCATTGAAACAATCAGATAATGAGCTGATAAGGTTGCAGAACCAATGTAACGAGCTTACCAGGAGGCTTTCTGAACAGGTTCTTAAGACAGAGGAGTTCAAGAATTTGTCTATTCATTTGAAGGAACTGAAAGACAAAGCTGAAACTGAGTGCCTTAATACCCGTGACAAAAGAGGACATGAAGGACCACCGACCGCTATGCAAGAGTCATTGAGAATTGCATTTATCAAGGAACAATATGAAACTAAGTTGCAAGAACTGAAACAGCAACTGTCTTTGTCGAAAAAGCATAGTGAGGAAATGCTGTGGAAACTACAAAGTGCGAGTGAAGAAACTGAGAGTAGAAAAAAGTCCGAAGCttctcaaataaaaataaatgaagagcTGGGAATGAAGATCTTGGAATTGGAGGCAGAGTTACAGGCTGTAATTTCTGACAAACGCAATTTGTTAAATGCTTATGACCTGTTAAAGGCTGAAAAGGAGTGTTCCGTGATATCACTTGAATGCTGTAAGCAAGAAAAACAAGAGCTCGAAGCTTCTCTTCTGAAATGCAGCGAGGAAAAGTCCAAAATTGAATCAGAGCTTACCTTGGTGAAGGAATCAATTGAGACTTTGAAATCTAATGTGAATGTTCTGAATGAGGGCAATGGCACACTGTCTTCATTAAATCCTCAAGAAAAATCAACCCCTGCTGCACCAGACAGTGCAAATTCAATCCCCAATATACAACCAGAG GATTCTCTTGCATTTAGAGTTACAAATGGATGCCAAACTCAACAAACTGAAGAGGATTTacaacaaaatgaagaaaaaaagcaTTTGGCTTTAGCTGAAAGTTTGAAATCTAGCATTGATCACTTGAATAAGGAG TTGGAAAGGATGAAAAATGATAATATGCTTCCTACAGAAGATGGTCAAAACCACGAGGCGCGTTTTCCTGGTCTGCAAAGAGAACTGACACAGTTACATGAG GCCAATCAAGAGTTAGGAAACATGTTTCCTGTGTTCAATAAATTCTCTGTCAGTGGTAATGCATTAGAAAGAGTGCTTGCTTTGGAAATCGAGCTTGCCGAAACATTGCAAGCCAAGAAGAAGTCAAGCATCCAATTTCAGAG CTCTTTTTCGAAGCAACACAGTGACGAAGAAGCAGTGTTCAGGAGTTTCAGGGATATCAATGAGCTGATTAAAGATATGTTAGAACTAAAGACGAGACATTCTTCCATGGAGACAGAACTGAAAGAGATGCATGACCGTTACTCTCAACTAAGTCTTCAGTTTGCAGAAGTTGAAGGCGAGAGACAAAAACTCATAATGACACTTAAGAATACTCGAGCATCATCCAAGAAGGCTCCAAATTCATCGACCTACTTCAGAGACCATTCCTTATCACCGCACTAG